In Ursus arctos isolate Adak ecotype North America unplaced genomic scaffold, UrsArc2.0 scaffold_29, whole genome shotgun sequence, the following proteins share a genomic window:
- the TJAP1 gene encoding tight junction-associated protein 1 isoform X2: MTSAAPAKKPYRKAPPEHRELRLEVPGSRLEQEEPLTDAERMKLLRQENEELRRRLASATRRTEALERELEIGQDCLELELGQSREELDKFKDKFRRLQNSYTASQRTNQELEDKLHTLIKKAETDRKTLDWEIVELTNKLLDAKNTINKLEELNERYRLDCNLAVQLLKCNKSHFRNHKFADLPCELQDMVRKHLHSGQEAASPGPAPSLAPGAVVPTSVIARVLEKPESLLLNSAQSGNAGRPLAEDVFVHVDMSGGGLGDPASPPAPGSPSPQPNGECRSLGTAGASPEEELPVPAFEKLSPYPTPPPPHPLYPGRKVIEFSEDKVRIPRNSPLPNCTYATRQAISLSLVEEGAERARPSPVPSSSASAQASPHHEPSPLPPTLSAPASSASSEEDLLASWQRAFVDRTPPPAAVAQRTAFGRDALPDLQRHFALSPADRDEVLALSSPPGESGLLLPMEADSGPPGEEEEELNLPLSPEEERQSLLPSDRDTEEGPVTSHTEGRAWALPGSSRPQRSPKRMGVHHLHRKDSLTQAQEQGNLLN; this comes from the exons ATGACCAGTGCGGCCCCCGCGAAGAAACCGTACCGTAAGGCGCCACCCGAGCACCGGGAGTTGCGGCTAGAGGTTCCAGGATCCCGGCTGGAGCAGGAG GAACCCCTGACTGATGCAGAGAGGATGAA GCTCTTGCGGCAGGAGAATGAGGAGCTCCGCCGGCGCCTGGCCTCGGCCACCAGGCGCACCGAGGCCCTAGAGCGCGAGCTGGAGATCGGGCAGGACTGcttggagctggagctgggccagAGCCGTGAAGAGCTGGACAAGTTTAAGGACAAGTTCCGCAG GCTTCAGAACAGCTACACAGCTTCTCAGAGGACCAATCAGGAGCTGGAGGACAAGCTGCACACGCTG ATCAAGAAGGCTGAGACGGATAGGAAGACGCTGGACTGGGAGATCGTGGAGCTGACCAATAAGCTGTTGGATGCCAAGAACACCATCAACAAGCTGGAGGAGCTCAAC GAGCGGTACCGGCTGGACTGCAACCTGGCTGTGCAGCTGCTCAAGTGCAACAAGTCCCACTTCCGCAACCACAAGTTCGCCGAC CTGCCCTGTGAGCTACAGGATATGGTCCGGAAACATCTGCACAGTGGTCAAGAAGCTGCcagcccaggccccgcccctagCCTGGCACCAGGGGCTGTGGTACCCACGTCGGTCATCGCCCGAGTGTTAGAGAAGCCAGAGTCTCTACTGCTCAATTCGGCGCAGTCGGGCAATGCCGGGCGCCCCTTGGCTGAGGATGTCTTTGTGCACGTGGACATGAGTGGGGGTGGCCTGGGGGACCCAGCCAGTCCCCCGGCCCCTGGCAGCCCCAGCCCGCAACCCAATGGAGAGTGCCGCTCTCTGGGCACTGCTGGGGCCTCCCCAGAGGAGGAGCTGCCCGTGCCAGCCTTTGAGAAGCTGagcccctaccccaccccacctccgCCACACCCGCTGTATCCCGGCCGCAAGGTGATAGAGTTCTCTGAGGATAAGGTGCGAATCCCCCGCAACAGCCCCCTGCCCAACTGCACTTACGCTACCCGCCAGGCCATTTCCTTGAGCCTGGTGGAGGAGGGCGCTGAGCGGGCCCGCCCCAGCCCAGTGCCCAGCAGCTCTGCCTCGGCCCAGGCCTCACCCCACCATGAGCCCAGCCCTCTCCCCCCGACACTCAGTGCCCCCGCCAGCTCTGCCAGCTCTGAGGAGGACCTGCTGGCCAGCTGGCAGCGGGCATTTGTGgaccgcaccccacccccagccgctGTGGCCCAGCGCACAGCCTTTGGACGCGATGCACTCCCTGACCTGCAGCGCCATTTTGCTCTTAGCCCTGCTGACAGAGATGAGGTTCTGGCACTTTCTTCCCCACCCGGTGAGAGTGGGCTTTTGCTGCCCATGGAAGCTGACTCTGGCCCtcccggggaggaggaggaagagctgaaCCTGCCTCTCAGCCCCGAGGAAGAACGCCAGAGTCTGCTGCCCAGCGATCGTGACACAGAGGAAGGGCCTGTCACTTCccacactgagggcagagcctgggcaCTCCCTGGCTCCAGCCGCCCCCAGCGCAGCCCCAAGAGGATGGGGGTGCACCACCTGCACCGCAAGGACAGCCTGACCCAGGCCCAGGAGCAGGGCAACCTACTCAACTAG
- the TJAP1 gene encoding tight junction-associated protein 1 isoform X1 has translation MTSAAPAKKPYRKAPPEHRELRLEVPGSRLEQEEPLTDAERMKLLRQENEELRRRLASATRRTEALERELEIGQDCLELELGQSREELDKFKDKFRRLQNSYTASQRTNQELEDKLHTLASLSHSWIFAIKKAETDRKTLDWEIVELTNKLLDAKNTINKLEELNERYRLDCNLAVQLLKCNKSHFRNHKFADLPCELQDMVRKHLHSGQEAASPGPAPSLAPGAVVPTSVIARVLEKPESLLLNSAQSGNAGRPLAEDVFVHVDMSGGGLGDPASPPAPGSPSPQPNGECRSLGTAGASPEEELPVPAFEKLSPYPTPPPPHPLYPGRKVIEFSEDKVRIPRNSPLPNCTYATRQAISLSLVEEGAERARPSPVPSSSASAQASPHHEPSPLPPTLSAPASSASSEEDLLASWQRAFVDRTPPPAAVAQRTAFGRDALPDLQRHFALSPADRDEVLALSSPPGESGLLLPMEADSGPPGEEEEELNLPLSPEEERQSLLPSDRDTEEGPVTSHTEGRAWALPGSSRPQRSPKRMGVHHLHRKDSLTQAQEQGNLLN, from the exons ATGACCAGTGCGGCCCCCGCGAAGAAACCGTACCGTAAGGCGCCACCCGAGCACCGGGAGTTGCGGCTAGAGGTTCCAGGATCCCGGCTGGAGCAGGAG GAACCCCTGACTGATGCAGAGAGGATGAA GCTCTTGCGGCAGGAGAATGAGGAGCTCCGCCGGCGCCTGGCCTCGGCCACCAGGCGCACCGAGGCCCTAGAGCGCGAGCTGGAGATCGGGCAGGACTGcttggagctggagctgggccagAGCCGTGAAGAGCTGGACAAGTTTAAGGACAAGTTCCGCAG GCTTCAGAACAGCTACACAGCTTCTCAGAGGACCAATCAGGAGCTGGAGGACAAGCTGCACACGCTG GCCTCTCTTAGCCACAGCTGGATCTTTGCA ATCAAGAAGGCTGAGACGGATAGGAAGACGCTGGACTGGGAGATCGTGGAGCTGACCAATAAGCTGTTGGATGCCAAGAACACCATCAACAAGCTGGAGGAGCTCAAC GAGCGGTACCGGCTGGACTGCAACCTGGCTGTGCAGCTGCTCAAGTGCAACAAGTCCCACTTCCGCAACCACAAGTTCGCCGAC CTGCCCTGTGAGCTACAGGATATGGTCCGGAAACATCTGCACAGTGGTCAAGAAGCTGCcagcccaggccccgcccctagCCTGGCACCAGGGGCTGTGGTACCCACGTCGGTCATCGCCCGAGTGTTAGAGAAGCCAGAGTCTCTACTGCTCAATTCGGCGCAGTCGGGCAATGCCGGGCGCCCCTTGGCTGAGGATGTCTTTGTGCACGTGGACATGAGTGGGGGTGGCCTGGGGGACCCAGCCAGTCCCCCGGCCCCTGGCAGCCCCAGCCCGCAACCCAATGGAGAGTGCCGCTCTCTGGGCACTGCTGGGGCCTCCCCAGAGGAGGAGCTGCCCGTGCCAGCCTTTGAGAAGCTGagcccctaccccaccccacctccgCCACACCCGCTGTATCCCGGCCGCAAGGTGATAGAGTTCTCTGAGGATAAGGTGCGAATCCCCCGCAACAGCCCCCTGCCCAACTGCACTTACGCTACCCGCCAGGCCATTTCCTTGAGCCTGGTGGAGGAGGGCGCTGAGCGGGCCCGCCCCAGCCCAGTGCCCAGCAGCTCTGCCTCGGCCCAGGCCTCACCCCACCATGAGCCCAGCCCTCTCCCCCCGACACTCAGTGCCCCCGCCAGCTCTGCCAGCTCTGAGGAGGACCTGCTGGCCAGCTGGCAGCGGGCATTTGTGgaccgcaccccacccccagccgctGTGGCCCAGCGCACAGCCTTTGGACGCGATGCACTCCCTGACCTGCAGCGCCATTTTGCTCTTAGCCCTGCTGACAGAGATGAGGTTCTGGCACTTTCTTCCCCACCCGGTGAGAGTGGGCTTTTGCTGCCCATGGAAGCTGACTCTGGCCCtcccggggaggaggaggaagagctgaaCCTGCCTCTCAGCCCCGAGGAAGAACGCCAGAGTCTGCTGCCCAGCGATCGTGACACAGAGGAAGGGCCTGTCACTTCccacactgagggcagagcctgggcaCTCCCTGGCTCCAGCCGCCCCCAGCGCAGCCCCAAGAGGATGGGGGTGCACCACCTGCACCGCAAGGACAGCCTGACCCAGGCCCAGGAGCAGGGCAACCTACTCAACTAG
- the LRRC73 gene encoding leucine-rich repeat-containing protein 73 has product MLPSSIQISGEPLSGAEVRDICRGLRDNAVRLLSLRGCRLCDRDFGRICRALAGATSLAQLNLNLGVVSSPSRIKQLAEALRTNRSIQSLFLHGSPLTDAGLALLNPALALHPALVALDLGDCMLGDEAINLICGLLPPDGAKSGLKELTLSANPGITPKGWSRLAIAVAHSSQVRVLNLDYNPLGDHVAGMLAVAVASSRTLEVLDLEGTGLTNQSAQTLLDMVENYPTALRSLVLAENSISPELQQQICDLLSEGEEEEEVAGGAGDTQDRERGREPAAPPRSSGSWMCPSDPSSQMVLMTSGLGDSLLAETEM; this is encoded by the exons ATGCTGCCCAGCTCCATCCAGATTTCGGGGGAGCCGCTGTCAGGCGCCGAGGTGCGGGACATCTGCCGCGGCCTGCGCGACAACGCCGTGCGCCTGCTGTCACTGCGCGGCTGCCGCCTCTGCGACCGCGACTTCGGCCGCATCTGCCGGGCCCTGGCCGGGGCCACGTCCCTGGCGCAGCTCAACCTTAATCTAGGCGTCGTGTCCAGTCCCAGCCGCATCAAGCAGCTGGCGGAGGCGCTGCGGACCAACCGCTCCATCCAGTCCCTCTT CCTGCATGGGAGCCCCCTGACAGATGCAGGGCTGGCCTTGCTGAACCCAGCTCTGGCCCTCCACCCTGCCCTTGTGGCTCTGGACCTAGGGGACTGCATGTTGGGTGACGAAGCCATCAACCTCATCTGTGGCCTCCTCCCCCCAGATGGAGCCAAGTCAG GCTTGAAGGAGCTGACGCTGAGTGCCAACCCTGGCATCACCCCTAAGGGCTGGAGTCGCCTCGCGATCGCCGTGGCCCACAGCTCCCAGGTCCGCGTCCTCAATCTGGACTACAACCCCCTGG GTGACCACGTGGCAGGGATGCTGGCTGTAGCTGTGGCCTCCAGCCGCACCTTAGAGGTCCTCGACTTGGAGGGCACAGGGCTTACCAACCAGTCAGCTCAG ACCCTGCTGGACATGGTAGAAAATTACCCCACAGCTTTGCGGAGCCTGGTGTTGGCTGAGAACAGCATTAGCCCCGAGCTGCAGCAGCAGATCTGTGACCTCCTGtcggagggagaggaggaggaagaggtggcgGGAGGGGCTGGCGACACGCAGGACCGAGAGAGAGGGCGGGAACCCGCAGCCCCGCCGCGGAGCAGCGGCTCCTGGATGTGCCCCAGTG ATCCCAGCTCTCAGATGGTGCTCATGACTTCAGGACTAGGTGACAGTCTGTTGGCTGAGACCGAGATGTGA